In a single window of the candidate division WOR-3 bacterium genome:
- a CDS encoding TonB-dependent receptor, with product MLLILIGTMYFELEGITVIGKRLEALPYQVEVIEVEDLITIEDLGEILEKKAGIYIYSYGEPNSLTETKLHGCTSKHTLIMLNGHRINDPKNGGFDLSVIPLRAVKKIEIIKGSSSVFQGSNAIGGIVNIITGEEVNQLKVQANSNSSLMGGIEFYKYGVNGNLLLEKGKGDRSNTDYERYSFSSNWEGLNLVLSHRKLGVPGPLPQEGVIPTFGDATATSLFDHQKVDFLDLSYNKVFPKGELGIVIQPVLSCELFKYNWKYSDYITGEPVEASAKYNTIVGQFNTKFLYKIASLEINLEKDKVWGTQYLPETTSFYPEEEKAGISLSLFKENGLFNNFLSLREDWYRSFGFHPSFTVGSRVFINPLEVFISIGSAFQAPTLNDLYYPNFSNSELKPESSMGLNGGIKIKGFSISGHIENIKDRIGYNEFWIPQNISKSRVFGIDVSAKGELNHISYSLGYSYLDGYDEEDDLKRELQYHPKHSLYGVVFHKGPINTEISTKWMGERKKLFYEGWKKIESDFIVDLGVSKEINNISFGFNVDNLLDAKYITAFGNSLYDRDYPGLRRCFNLWAKLLF from the coding sequence ATGTTGTTAATTTTAATAGGGACAATGTATTTTGAATTAGAAGGGATAACTGTAATAGGAAAGAGGCTTGAAGCTTTACCCTATCAAGTTGAAGTGATTGAAGTGGAAGATTTAATTACTATTGAAGATCTTGGAGAAATTCTTGAGAAAAAAGCAGGAATTTATATTTATAGTTATGGGGAGCCAAATTCTTTAACAGAAACGAAGCTTCATGGCTGTACTTCAAAGCACACTTTAATAATGTTAAATGGGCATAGGATAAATGATCCAAAAAATGGAGGTTTTGATCTTTCTGTAATACCTTTAAGAGCTGTAAAAAAAATTGAAATAATAAAAGGTTCTTCTTCCGTATTTCAAGGGTCTAATGCAATTGGAGGCATTGTAAATATCATTACTGGAGAAGAAGTAAATCAATTAAAAGTCCAAGCTAATTCAAATTCTTCATTAATGGGAGGGATTGAGTTTTATAAATATGGTGTAAATGGGAACTTATTGCTTGAAAAAGGAAAGGGAGATAGGAGTAATACGGACTATGAAAGATACTCTTTTAGTTCTAATTGGGAAGGTTTGAATTTGGTTTTATCTCATAGAAAGTTAGGGGTCCCCGGTCCCCTTCCTCAAGAAGGAGTAATTCCAACTTTTGGCGATGCTACTGCAACTTCATTGTTTGATCATCAAAAAGTAGATTTCCTAGATCTATCTTATAATAAGGTTTTTCCAAAAGGAGAACTTGGAATAGTTATCCAACCTGTGCTTAGTTGCGAATTATTCAAATATAACTGGAAATATTCAGATTATATAACTGGAGAACCTGTAGAGGCATCCGCTAAATACAATACAATAGTGGGACAATTTAATACAAAATTTTTATACAAAATAGCTTCCTTAGAAATTAATTTAGAGAAAGATAAGGTTTGGGGGACTCAATATTTACCAGAGACAACCTCTTTTTATCCAGAAGAGGAAAAAGCAGGAATTTCTCTCTCTTTGTTTAAAGAAAATGGACTTTTCAATAATTTTCTTTCCTTAAGAGAAGACTGGTATAGAAGTTTTGGGTTTCATCCTTCTTTTACAGTGGGAAGTAGAGTTTTCATTAATCCTTTAGAGGTTTTTATTTCTATTGGCTCTGCATTTCAGGCTCCCACTCTAAACGATCTTTATTATCCAAATTTTTCTAATAGTGAACTTAAGCCAGAGTCTTCTATGGGATTAAATGGAGGAATTAAGATAAAAGGATTTTCTATCTCTGGGCATATAGAAAACATAAAAGACAGAATTGGATATAATGAGTTCTGGATTCCTCAGAATATCTCTAAGAGCAGAGTTTTTGGAATTGATGTGAGTGCTAAAGGAGAATTAAACCACATTTCCTATTCTTTAGGATATTCGTATCTTGATGGTTATGATGAAGAAGATGATCTGAAAAGAGAACTTCAATATCATCCAAAACATTCTCTTTATGGTGTTGTTTTTCATAAGGGTCCTATAAACACTGAAATTTCAACAAAATGGATGGGAGAACGGAAAAAATTATTTTATGAAGGATGGAAAAAAATAGAAAGTGATTTTATAGTAGATTTGGGAGTTAGTAAAGAGATAAATAACATTTCCTTTGGTTTTAATGTAGACAATCTTTTAGATGCTAAATACATAACAGCATTTGGTAATAGTCTCTATGACAGGGATTATCCTGGGCTAAGAAGGTGTTTTAACTTATGGGCTAAGCTTTTATTCTAA
- a CDS encoding ECF transporter S component, translated as MSQETCYSEKYSEGRKNINRIKEISYITIFTSLALGFGFLLSYIPNLELTTSTVFLSGVLFGPKVGILVGSLTFLIFGLLNPLGLSPIPLLLSQIVGGILIGFVGGFCNEKGWNKSYIFGLLGFILTILYDLLTTFGGAILFFPKKKTLSAYLLAGLPFNLWHIFTQVFIYGVILSQIAKKIKRKEALCC; from the coding sequence ATAAGTCAGGAGACCTGCTATTCCGAAAAGTACTCCGAGGGGAGGAAAAATATTAATAGGATTAAAGAGATATCTTATATAACAATATTTACGTCTTTAGCGTTAGGATTTGGTTTTTTACTTTCCTATATACCAAATCTTGAGTTAACTACTTCTACAGTTTTCCTATCTGGAGTTTTATTTGGACCAAAGGTAGGCATTTTAGTTGGAAGTCTTACCTTCTTGATCTTTGGTTTACTAAACCCTCTTGGGTTGTCTCCTATCCCTCTTCTTTTATCTCAAATTGTTGGTGGAATCTTAATAGGTTTTGTAGGAGGTTTTTGTAATGAAAAAGGATGGAATAAAAGTTATATTTTTGGACTTCTAGGATTTATTCTTACAATTCTATATGACTTATTGACAACATTTGGAGGAGCCATTTTATTCTTCCCGAAAAAGAAAACTCTTTCTGCCTATCTTCTTGCAGGTCTTCCTTTTAATCTATGGCACATTTTCACTCAAGTTTTTATTTACGGAGTGATTCTATCTCAAATAGCAAAGAAAATTAAAAGAAAGGAGGCTTTATGTTGTTAA
- a CDS encoding 3-isopropylmalate dehydrogenase, with amino-acid sequence MKTYKIAVIPGDGTGPEVIREGIKVLKSAQDKFNFNSEIIEYDIGAERYLKTGETLPDSVLEELKTFDSIYLGAIGDPRVKPGILEKGILLRLRFELDQYINLRPVILYDKRFCPLKEKEEKDIDFVVIRENTEGLYCGAGGFLKKETEDEVAIQESINTYKGVERCIRFAFDYARKRNKKKQVTLCGKTNVLTFAFDLWERTFYKVAKEYPDIKTDYAHVDATCMWMVKNPEWFDVIVTDNMFGDIITDLGAIIQGGMGIAAGGNLNPEGVSMFEPIGGSAPKYTGKNVINPLAAISALSLMLETLGEEKASKAIEESVKKVVKEKLQSLSAGKMGYSTSEVGDLVVENLLEI; translated from the coding sequence ATGAAAACTTATAAAATAGCAGTAATACCTGGAGATGGAACAGGTCCTGAGGTTATAAGGGAAGGAATAAAAGTCCTAAAATCTGCTCAGGATAAATTTAACTTCAACTCTGAAATCATTGAATATGATATAGGTGCAGAAAGATATTTAAAAACAGGAGAAACTCTCCCAGATTCTGTATTGGAAGAACTAAAGACTTTTGATTCCATTTATTTGGGAGCCATAGGAGATCCAAGAGTAAAACCGGGAATTCTTGAAAAGGGTATTTTACTCAGGTTAAGATTTGAGCTTGACCAATATATAAACTTAAGGCCTGTAATTCTTTATGATAAAAGATTTTGTCCTTTAAAAGAAAAAGAAGAAAAAGATATAGACTTTGTGGTTATAAGAGAGAATACTGAGGGACTATATTGTGGTGCTGGAGGTTTTCTAAAGAAAGAAACTGAAGATGAAGTAGCCATTCAAGAAAGTATTAACACATATAAAGGTGTTGAACGGTGTATAAGATTTGCCTTTGATTATGCCAGAAAAAGAAATAAAAAAAAGCAAGTCACTCTTTGTGGGAAAACCAATGTTCTCACTTTTGCTTTTGATTTATGGGAAAGAACCTTTTATAAAGTTGCCAAAGAGTATCCTGATATAAAGACAGATTATGCTCATGTTGATGCAACTTGTATGTGGATGGTCAAAAATCCTGAATGGTTTGATGTGATTGTAACTGACAATATGTTTGGAGATATCATAACTGACCTGGGAGCAATAATTCAAGGAGGAATGGGCATCGCTGCTGGAGGAAATCTAAATCCAGAAGGAGTTTCTATGTTTGAACCAATTGGAGGAAGTGCTCCAAAATATACTGGTAAAAATGTTATTAATCCTTTAGCAGCTATATCTGCTTTATCTCTTATGCTTGAAACTTTAGGAGAAGAGAAAGCAAGTAAAGCAATTGAGGAATCCGTAAAAAAAGTTGTTAAAGAAAAACTTCAAAGCCTTTCTGCAGGGAAAATGGGTTATTCTACTTCTGAAGTAGGAGATTTAGTTGTTGAGAATTTACTTGAAATATAA
- a CDS encoding putative sugar nucleotidyl transferase: MKIVLFEDEKFTNFYPITRLHSLTEIRTGKYTQKEKVFFQFNIRPLIFSPRKSYRDEFKVDDDTLFLNARLKDFRFFKELEKGVCIINKEGEILGYRGEKFISKKKDFKGYKVIEKELPTFNFIWDIIRDLTESLYSDFKDSARFLGKLESPIGKFVFLRNRRNIYVGKDVKLREGVVLDAEEGPIWIEEKTELESYTFVKGPSYIGRKTKTKPGTILDKVAVGDVVKLGGEIEESIFQGYSNKQHSGFLGHSFIGEWVNLGAGTTNSDLKNNYGEVTVILKEKKYQTGMQFLGVMIGDHSKTAINTSFNTGTIIEPFCNIFGRTFPPKYLPPFSWWSGEIEEYKLDKAIETASKVMNRRNIKLDEKYRKRIKELFLETRKERKTKKY, encoded by the coding sequence ATGAAAATCGTTTTATTTGAAGACGAGAAATTTACCAACTTTTACCCAATAACAAGACTTCACTCCTTAACTGAAATTAGGACAGGTAAATACACTCAAAAAGAAAAGGTTTTTTTTCAATTTAATATAAGACCCCTAATATTTTCTCCAAGAAAGTCTTACAGAGATGAATTCAAAGTTGATGATGATACTCTATTTTTGAACGCAAGGCTAAAAGATTTTAGATTTTTTAAAGAGTTAGAAAAGGGGGTGTGCATAATTAATAAAGAAGGAGAAATTCTTGGATATAGAGGGGAGAAATTTATTAGTAAGAAAAAGGATTTTAAAGGGTATAAGGTTATAGAAAAGGAACTTCCGACTTTTAACTTTATTTGGGATATTATACGAGATCTCACTGAGAGTTTATATTCAGATTTTAAAGACAGTGCTCGTTTTTTAGGAAAGTTAGAAAGTCCTATAGGAAAATTTGTGTTTTTAAGGAATAGAAGGAATATCTACGTAGGAAAGGATGTTAAGCTTAGAGAAGGAGTTGTTCTAGATGCAGAGGAAGGTCCTATTTGGATTGAAGAAAAAACAGAATTGGAAAGTTACACCTTCGTTAAAGGTCCCTCTTATATTGGAAGAAAAACAAAGACTAAACCGGGAACTATTTTAGATAAAGTTGCAGTGGGAGATGTGGTAAAATTAGGAGGGGAGATTGAAGAAAGCATCTTTCAAGGTTACTCTAATAAACAACATTCAGGATTTCTTGGGCATTCTTTTATCGGAGAATGGGTTAACTTGGGAGCAGGAACAACTAATTCAGACCTAAAAAATAATTATGGAGAAGTTACTGTAATTTTAAAAGAAAAAAAATATCAAACAGGAATGCAATTTCTTGGAGTAATGATAGGAGACCATTCAAAAACAGCTATTAATACTTCCTTTAATACAGGAACTATTATTGAACCCTTTTGCAATATATTTGGAAGAACTTTTCCTCCAAAATACCTTCCTCCTTTCAGTTGGTGGAGTGGAGAAATAGAAGAATATAAATTAGATAAGGCTATAGAAACCGCGAGTAAGGTTATGAATAGGAGAAACATAAAATTAGATGAAAAATATAGAAAAAGAATAAAAGAACTCTTTCTTGAAACAAGAAAAGAAAGAAAAACAAAAAAATATTAG